A segment of the Carya illinoinensis cultivar Pawnee chromosome 1, C.illinoinensisPawnee_v1, whole genome shotgun sequence genome:
TTAATAGGAAATATTGCCCTTCATAGTAGTAGGGCATTAGCCtcttttattctattttctgaaattcttcCACCTTATATATTGACAGAATAGTCCAAAAGAGAATATTGAGGCATTTTCCGATTGGAAAACTCTTGTTGCAGGCCACTTGCGGAAGGAACAGCGCACCAAGCTAACGTTGActaaatgaaacggtgcgtttaATCTGAAGTGGGAAGATGAAATTGCCTCGGTTTCCTTTTCAATTCCCAGTCTTCTTTTTCCCACTTTTTTCATTCTGCACTTCTCCTCTCAGCTCTCATCCCCGTCTCAAGCTAAAGATAAAAAATCCTCCCCATCAATTTGCCCTTAAACTCACTCTCGCTGAAGATTAGAGCTCGAAGACTTCAcgattttttcttcattttgatcaCTGTGGTTCGTGGGCTCAGTGGCGTAGATATGAGGAGTTTGAGAAACCCTAAATCAAGCTTAataggcctctctctctctctctctctctctctctctctctctctctctctctctctctcctgcttTTGTTTATTCGATCTATAACATATGATATATATTCTTGTTATGCTTATTCGATCTGTACATGTTGTTGGAttctattagttttttttttcttttttctttttttggatttGAGGAATTTTTAGAAGCCCCTAATCTGTTTGAAGATTTTATTTAGGGtttgtgtgagaaaattaacatgattttttTATGGCTAATCTTTTAATCCTGAGACCTGTaatagttttggttttgatgttCTGTTTTGAGACCCGTAATATTACACGAGGATggtttttttgataaataaataaaatattttgatcaaaaAATGGCAAGGTCAGTACACAGAAATAGTCATAGAAATTGTATGTTTTTACTCCAATATTACCATGGAGTTGAAAGAATGGAGATCAAGGggaggaagaaaaaaggaacaacATTACATTTGTTGtatatggtttaaaacaaaCCTAAACTAGAGAAAACATTACCAGGATCTCCCCTGCAATCTTCTTGTAAAATGCACCCTTCAAATTGcataaaaagattataagaAATTGCCCACACAAGAGTCTCCCTCCCCCTTGGCCTGTCTACTGATGTTATCGAACTTTACTGAACACCCTTGATTGACAAACCTATTCTTGTGAAGATTGGATTGTCGTctagatgttgtgtttaaaGCCACTACACAACTTGAGCAGAATTTGTTGGTCTTAAATCTTTTTCCAGGAAGAGGAAACCTCTTGAGCTTTGTTATTTCCTTAAGATATAAGAAGCTGCACAGGCATACTGAGCAGGCCATAATAGTATAATGAAATCCAAAAGTTAATATTAGTGCAACTTGAACCTGGCCAAATGGAAAGGACCCTGCAAATCAGAAGGAAACTCGATAAGCTTGAGTACAGTTGGGGGCATGTTATAGTAGGGATTTATCTTGTCTAGAAAAAGGTAAAATTATACCATCTTCATCTTGGGTATTGGAAGGAGCACTGCTTCCATAACTCATCTAGATAACACGTGCAGGGAGTTTCTAGCAGTGAATCCAAGTTGTTCCTTACTTGGATCATTTTAAGCTATTTGAAATAGTGTTTTAAATTTGCGGTGCTTTTTTATTCTGTTTTAAAtttggtgtattttttattctaacttGTTGTCTAGGAGATAGTCATtcataatgttaatttaatgaAACTGAGATGGTTAAAGtttctcattttttcaatttttttttattcattactatcaTAAGTAAAAGTAGCCTGATTGAACTGATTGTAATAGGCGTTGTCCAAGTAAATagggagtatacaaaagaaaaaacttaatTACATTCTAGGAACCAGAAAAAGAAGTCAAAGTTCCTTTGTTTTGTGATATAGAAAATTTTTTCTATGTAGGTGCAGTTTTAAGTAGTGGCATTATTGTTTTAGATTCCGGTGGTGATTGGAACTTCTAATATATGTGGGTTTATAATCTTGTTCTTGTTAGCACTTCTATCCTAGTAGAACTGTAATAACTTAGGAATGCAACTAATTTAGCCTTTTAGCTTGGGTTGTCAACATGATCTTTTGAGGCGTCTATATAGTGATATTTcccctatttttttatttttctctcctaGTATTTGGAGTTCCAATTGACATCTATTAGTGTATCTAAGTACACTTTGCTAAATCATTAACAAATGAGCTTCACTTCAATTTGGGGCATAGAGAGTAACTtcttttttgttgatttttaagGATTAAACTCAGCTCACCTTTTTAAGGATTAAACTCAGCTCACCTTATTGTAGATTAAACTTAGCTCACTTTATTGTAGATTAAACTCAGCTCACCTTTTTAAGGATTAAACCAGCTCATCTTTTTAAGGATTAAACTctcttctctttaaaaaaaaaaacttctaaacCCCAACAGAAGACAATGAAtgaaaaacactttttttttagcAACAGCATACTCCATCATTGATTGGGAACATGTTATCTGAGGAAGATAAGGTATCATTGAcagtttcttcatcttctcttgTTAATCATACTTTGAGAAACAACCCAATATGCAATTGTGGGTCACCTGCTTCACTTAGAACATCGAACATGCCAAAAAATCCGGGCCGATCATTCTTTGGGTATTCAAGGTACAATACGAAAgtacaaaaaataatcatttaatactTTTCCAGTACCAATTTCAGTTTGACTAAACATTTTGATATTGTTACATTCTCAatcatttgtttgtttgtttatacaGGGATTACGACATTTCAACTATTTCATATGGGCAGATAGCGGTCAGGAAGAGAGAATGAACTTATGAAAGTAGAAATTGAGATTTTAAGGAAGAAGGAAGGAAGAGCTCCAAAAAACACATGAAGAGTTGCAGAAAACACAGGAAGAGCTTCGAAAATTATTGCAAGTGTttcgaagaagagaggaagaggtttGAACAAGAGAGAAAGATGTTCAAAAAATGATGGAAGAGGTTCAACATTGAATGGAAGAGGTTCGCCTAAAAGATGGCGAAATTGTCAAGAGGGAGTTGGAAGTCCGGCGTCAACGCAcacatattcatatatattaggCAGTTTCTATATTACtttatttgtatttgatatgATCGCATTGACTACCGCATGTATGGAAATTTAGTGTATAAATTTGGACACTTGTGACATCTGTGCTTTAGAGTATTTTGTGTAAATTTAGATATATGTTCAGTATTTTGGAACTTTTGGGACAACACTTTTAAAAAAGTGTTGCAATTTGTATATCTAAATCATTCAGTTGATGAATTATTATCAGGCCTATTATTAGCTTAAAATTATGCAAGTTAGCTATTTTGCATAAATAGGAAATGGTGCATTCTTATAAGTGTATATAGAGGCCTTTTTACTCATTTGGATAGACCCACTGGATCTGCCCAGCAGAAAATAACATCATTGAATGTGTTGTGTTGGTAGTTCAGGTTTGGcattattattagttactagttaggaTTTAAAGCCTGGACACATGCGGAAACCAATCTATATCTATTTGCATTGCATCAGACTATTTGTACGTAACAGAATCATTTCCCAAAGATGTATGGAGACATCTAAAGCATCTAATGAAATCATCTATCTGCAGCCAATCTAAAATGTGCCtgtaaaatttgaatatctgCAACGTATAAGTAGGACAGAAGCAAGCTGAATCTAAAAGCTTGCAGAAAATTTCTATCCTGTTAAATCAATATATCCACCCGAGCAAATAAATCTACCAGTTTTATCTTCCCTAATTTACTGGAAAAATTTAAATGCTTGGCCAAGAAAATCTACAGCCAACTTGCACCCAAATATCCCTAGCATGCAGAAAATAAACTCCTGAACTTTTAAGGATCTGTGAATGTATTCATCAATTACTAATCGCCCTTGAAGAAAATCAGCTCTTTTATAATCAAAAAGTAATTACAACAACTAAAGTCCACCCTTTGATAAATAATTACAACAGCTCCACCCATCAAATGCCTAATTACAACAACTAAAGTCCAGCCATCAATACATGATTACAACAATAATATGTCcacccatcaaaaaataattacataaagtTGGATTTTGATCAGCCTATCTCCACTAATCTGGACAATACCATAGTGCATGATCGTGGTTTACACTGAGCTGGTCGACTCCCCATCATTCATCCCCTTAATCTTCCTAGGCTTTGTACAAAGTGCCATGAATCATGAACATTCTTGAACTgaaatcaaagcaaacgaaaTCAAGTATATATGCTCaattaatatcataaattaagatctgtaaagcaaaaaataaaatgaacagTATCATGTGCCCAATCCCAAGCTAGCTGAAAATCCATAAAGAATACTTcattcacattaatatatatatatatatatatatattaatactcgCCCAAACTAGCAAGTGTAGAAAGTTCCACaactaaatttatttatcatcatGATTAAACATTCTAATATTAGTGCAAAATGCCATgaagttagatttattttttcccaCAACCATGcaaatttagaaataatattagTGCATAAGCATTCGAGATACAAATCCCATAAAGTGACCTATTGCCACGGTTGTGTCCCAAGCAAGCTATCTGACTGGGTTCCATCCAATCCAAGTTGCATCTGTgacacatataatataatagttaAAATTCAAACGAACATCCTTCCAGAAAATATGGAACATTCACACAGTATGAAACATTTACAtagtatgaaaaaaaataaagaagaccatttacactttcttgagtctcATTCACCGCAAAACTGAACTCGGTGGCATCAAAGTCCAACACTTCAGTAGTGTTTTGAGGCGGCTAACAATACATAAGCAAAATATTAGATCAAAGTAACATTTAATACCATATCATTTTCCCTAGCATTAAAACTCCAAATGTAACCTGAAATGTGACGCTTTGTTGTGTCCCAACATATGTTTGGCCAAATAAATTCCTACACGTTCCAACAACTTCACCTTCTATTCCATGCCGCTAcaaaggagaaaaataaaattatatcttctATTAAATCATCAGTAAAACACACATTCCTGAAGCATTTCAAATTGAAGAGAATGGTGCACTGAGTTAACCTGTTTACGTTTTCCTTTCTAAGTAACCTTCTTTATCCTGGGTTTCACTCCCtcaatcattaattttttcctGAGAGATGGCGGTCTGCCTTTTCCTCTCACTACATGGGGACTCAGTACTTTCTTAGAATTGGTAGTTGTTATTGTATCGGCAGTTGTAACTACAACTTTTGATGGCGGCTTGTTGGTGCAGTAGTCTAAGTTCATTGCATCTAACTTAGCTAGCATATCCTCAGTGTGCTCATCACATGAAGATGCATTTGTGGCTACTTTGTTGCATTTCTTGATGATACGTGAATATCTGCTAACTTTAGGCCTCTCATCAATTATGTCATAACTACTTCGTATAAGAGTGTAAGTTCTTTTTATGTCTTTTTGCCATCGATCTAGTATGTACTTTTCTGGCACCGAACGAATTTTGTTAACTCTCATAATGCCTAATACATGTCTACACaatatccctctcatctcaaacaaggCACATGAACACTTCACCTCACATTCAGCCTCATTAAAGTACACCATGTGGGTAACCTCCTTGATGAAATCATCAACAttcacttcatcttctacatggTATGTTGCAGTTATATCATCCTTCCGGTGTAGAGTTGATAGAGTTGTAAGCATCTTTATTACTTCTTTCtgaacttctctaaatttattgcaagtgtatatgtcttgaaaaatcttttcaAGTGGAGAGGGAAAGACGACGAGAATTGTGACGTTGAATGAGTGGAAGTCCACCGCactttcattctcaatcttcttccttAATACATTATCGAACTGATTGATAAACTCTTTTAAATTTGTCTTAGTATGAACATACCCGTTGAAAAAAGCATTCATACTCTCGCTTTgttgggttgtactcattccagcctAGAAAACTTCTTTCATGAATACCGGTGCCCAATACGTACGCTCAGCATATAAACTCTTCAACCAAGCATTCTCCTGCAAGTTGTACTTCGTAATTAACACTTTCCAAGACCCCTCAAACTCCTCTATTGTGTGAGAGTCATACACACAATTTAGCAACTGACTTGTTAACCCAGTTTTGAATGCACCATGTGAACCTAACTTCTCaggcaatttttttcaaaatgtgcCATAAGCAAAATCTGTGTCGGCTATTTGGAAAGACaaggcttattgcatttttcataGCTCTATCTTGATCTGTGATAATAGCCTTGGGAGTTTCACCATCCATATAATTATACCAAGTCTGAAATAACCATGTAAACGTTTCTGTATTCTCACTAGAAATTAATCATGCACCCAACAGAATTGACCGgtcatggtggtttacaccaacaaacggTGCAAATGGCATCCCATATCTATTTGTCAAATATGTCATGTCAAAGGTCAcgacatcaccaaaatatttgtAGGCTACTCTACTTCGTGCATCCTCCCAAAATACATTCCTCAACCGTCCATCATTATCCATATTCATTAGTGAAAAGAATCCATCATTTTTGTATTGCATCTGAGCAAAATACTCACGGAGGGCTCCAGCACCACCTTTCTCAAGTAGAAGGTGGCGtgccttgtcaatataattacgacaatctttttcattgaatgacaagttctcaaacccacccacttcttgcacaagagaggcaaaactcttgttcattctTATTCCAGCTTGATCATTTATATCTAACACTCTCTTAACGGACTCGCTCACTTCTCTATTGCAGCGAAAAAGTCTCGACTTTTGTAGACTTAAGCCATGATTATGAGAATTATTTACACTTAACACCTTGAATACTCCTTTTTCTAACGTCACATTTATTCTTGCCTTACAATTTGTCTTTGATGTCGGATGTGGCCTGGCAACATTTGACGTACGGTTTCGTGCCTTCTCACCCCGAGTACAACCCAATGTGACATATCTAAGGCTCTCATCCTCAAACCTATGCTCATTTGAGTCATTATTCCAAAATCGCATTATTGcccatatattttataataagaaagtAACTCCTCTTCATATTTAAACACCATCCCCAACTTCGGCTCCTTAACGATATCGGCCCCCTCAGTTTGTGGCACATTATTTTGTACCCCAGACAGATCATCATGTTTGGATTTAACAGTATCATGAACAGATGGCGTAGACATACTTTTTCCAGTAGAGTCAGGTGTGGGATTTTGGGTTTCATCGACATGGCTTAAACTTGCAGAGTGTAAACCAATCAAAGGGTTAAGTGATGAGAGAAATGGGGGCAGCAGATTTCCCTGCAGTTTACACCCACAAAATGaattaaatcaatttcatacatggttaaaaataagtGCAAAATCTACTCAAACGAATTTATCACCTAACTAGTTTGTGTAGATGCGCTAGCTTCAGGACGCTCGAAAAATGGGGGTAACCACGCATTTGGCATTGGTGGATGGCAACCATGCATATAGTTTGAGAAATCTGGATAACATGTTATTGGTATCACCTAAAATGAAAAACAGTAAAGATTATGAAACAAAGATGTATTAATATAGCGTCACGTCATTTGATTGAGTTGATTTAATATTAGTacataaaaattattagataaatgaATCTTCTCTTGGTTTAATATTCATTTCACCTAGGTTGGTAGATTGGTTGATGGATTTGCAGTTGGAGACGTTGATCCTAGTGGATAGAATGGTATTGCTATTATCTGTGGAACAAAACCAGTCATGATAAAGTcacaaaaattgaattttaaatttgatcaaTGAGTACCTGGGATGGAGGATTTGTGGATGGATTTGTTGTTGGCTCTGCGGTAGAATGTGTTATAGGACATGCATGGTCCTTCTCTTTCTCTAtctaaagaatattttagaaaattaaaaatcatcttatataaatttattcaaagGCAATAAAGtaattacaaataataataaggcTGGCGACTTGTTCTCTGATACCTCAAGCATGCACATCAATCATgtagcaaaataataatataatattatatatttcaataaaagtaaatttttatttaaattaatatttttcaaatacacaatatattaCACCAACATTCagcaaaatatatttgcaaataCACATTAAACCTGAAAAACTACATTTCCACCAAATGCCCATCAATCTTACATCATGGACTTGAAGCATTCCTATTACTATAGAATGGCTTGTGTATAATAGACTTTTCATGGTTTTGGATAGACATCGGGTGGTCCTTGCTTTGTGATAAAATATCGTAAATGAGTTATTACAAATGCCAATTAAAATTTTCCATTCAAACTCTTATAGGTTTATATAGACACATATATACAACTCATGCTACCAAACCATCTTAAACTTACTGCTCAAATGACCATTGTGACATGCCACCACCACATACGTAGTGCTACATGatttactataaaatatatatatattcaaaacaaaatgtgtcaaaaaaaattaatattgagaGAAAGATTGAAATTTAGATTTCCTctaaaaattatgtttataaaAGCATTAATAAACCTAAGTGATGCCACGTCATATATATGATCAGCAGtaaggttcatatatatatggcttggtagtattattgtatatacatataaattatgAAAGTATTATCTAAATTGAAgtaatataagttataatttcatttaagaaaataaaaaattaatcaagcATCGATCTCATAAATAGATTCTAACTTAGTTAGCAACAACGAGCAGTCATTTATGACTAAATTGTTCCTATTGGATGGTGCTGAAACATGATTTGGATTTAAGACATAAGAGTTGCCCACATTGTTAGCCATTGCCTCCAAAGTCAGATACTATTCCATTCACACCCTCCTCACCTTTCTTTGATGGAGAATATATCTCTTCTCATTTAAACATTCATATATTATTCAAACCATTTTGTTCTCATTctcttaataataatattaaaccaaATATATAGTTCACCAATCCATAAAGTAAAGCATTATGGGGGTCCATGAGGCTAGATCTTTTCTCAGGATAATTCTTTTGGCCGATGGGAATAATTCATGGTTAAGAATTCAGATTCGTTGTTGTGTATATGCGTCTACCAATGATAACGCAACAAATACAACCGACCATTGACATGCATGAACTTgggaatataataaataaataaaagtgaaggtttttttatttattatctcgCCATAACATAAagtctaaaaaatatttggcctttttcaaaaaataaaagtttgttTGGCCATGTCTATTTGTACTCCATATAACTCTGTGGAGAAAAGGCAAAGCCAAATCCTTTgttgtgtcccaatcgggaacTAAATGCAGTTAAATAAAAGAGTTTATACCTTTTCAGGAAGTGGTTGCGCAGTGGAGGTGGTCATGCAGAGGAGGTGGTCGCGAGGAGTTGATCGCGCAGAGGAGCTGGTTATGCAGTGGAGGTGGTCGCGCAAAGGAAGTGCTCACGCGGAGGAGGTGGTGTGGATGAGATCGTCGCGTGGAGGAGCTGGGGCTGGTCGCTCGGAGTAGGTTGAAGACGATCTGGGAGGGAAAAATGGCTAAAACAAGCCTGCGGAAGAAGTTTTCGTGGGATCAacgttttgtttttgttttttgttttttttttatttctgttgCCACATCATCAATGATGCACATTTTCATCTGCGGTCAGCTTGCATGTAGAAGAGTAaaattagcattattttcaataaaatctactttttgattaatcatAATAGATTAATGTACATATTGATACACAATTATtcttataactagattttttctttccatatttaTCATCCAAGAAAAGGGCAGTGATAGGGTTACTACCTATCTACTACACATTTACTACTCATGTGtatttcaagtttttgttatttttttttaattttttttaaggatttttttaacatctttaatcattaagaaaaaattaaaaaaatttactactatctacttttttaatcattaaataaaataaaaaattataaaaaaatcaaataaaaagaggatagtaaataaataataatgaagtagTAATGCTTAAAAAGGGTTCATAACAAGCACCACCGCCAAGCCCAACTTTACGTTTTACATAGAAAATTGGTATTCTCTTTTACTGAGATGAGATCTGTCTTTCACTTGAATCACTTCAGTCTCAGAAGTAGTGGAAGTTTAGAGACCGAAGAAGCTGAATCCTGAATAAAACTCTTTCCAAATTCTTCGTAATAATGAGAAGGTACATTGCTCCACTTTCTCGATCATATTTTCCTGGAATATAATGAAGTGTCCGGTCTTCCATCGTTACGATCGGAGTTTAGTAATTGagttaaaccattttctcaggCAGGGGCATCATAGGCCGCACGCGAAGCAAGGAAGGGTCAAGGGCATGGTGGGGAAGTTATCGATCGCGGTGTTGGTGCTCCTGATCTGCACGGTTTCGCtgatgttttcttcttccagCAGTGGAACTAGTCGATCCGGCTATCGCTCTGAGGTTAGCTAGGTCGATTTCCCAAAGCGTTTTGGACGTgattgtgattttctttctgtttGATTGCTGAGAAAACGTGggaaaattgaaagaaattggAATTCTGAAAATCccgatattatatataaattgaaacCCTTTTGATGGCTTTGTTGGCTTGAGTATATGTGTTCTTTGAAGAATTGGAAGGGCGGTAGCTTTATGGTTTATTGATTTCAGAATCTGAATGAGTGGACCGATTGAAGTGAAACATCGACAACTAGTGAATTCCCTTTAGAGACAACTTTGAATTCACTCAGTAAAATGTTAGCTTTATCGGAGCGGCTGATGATTGGGAGCTCGAACCCTTACcacatattttaatttgttctactcTCCTAGTTTGAGAACAAGAGTTGAGGTCAAGTTGCTTTGGGCCCCATCCGGGAAAGGTGTGTTCAATGTCTGTTCTTCTATAATGTCCTTATCCCCCATAATAATAACCCCTTTCCTTGTGAGAGAATATGTAAGACTAAGGTACCTTAAAGAGTTGCTTGGAAAACATCTCTCGGGAAGATTCTTACCATGGACGATATGAGGAAAAGACACATCTGTGGGATTGAGTGGTGTATCACGGGGAGGACTAGGTGGCTTGTGCTTTATGGAGTGACTTCTTCATCCAGGTTGTTTCGGTTTGAGTCATGGAGAGGACTAGGTGTTAGTTCACAAAATCCTAggagtgtggaagatggttccaaATATCCCATAAAGTTACAAAGATTGATTGGCCTGAAATCTGAAAAGGGTGATCAGAGATTCCTTTTTCGGAATAAGGTTAATTACTGTTGCATTGATTGATCTAGTGATGATACCTCCATGAAAGAAATACAAAATAACCGCAATCAAATCATTCATGAATCATGTTGAGGAAAATTAGGCAGATTTGGCAAATGGgatgagacacaaaattctcatatcatcttatttcatcattacaactttttcaaattcccaaacaaaatataataaacaattcaactttttcaaattccaaaacaataataatattaaaaaataatattataaactttcatccaaaacaaaaaattctcattacatctaaaaccaaaaataataaatgatagaaattttgatgatttagaaTGGACGATAGAGGAACTCAAGACTTTTTTCTTCAACACTCTCCTCCACTGGACAGCATCCATCAACTTTTATGGTCTTACTCTTTGTGATTATTTTGTATCGTTTTTTGTTTCTAGCTAGATGACTTTCACACTCATCGTAATTGGAATGTGCCTTTAGCATTTCATAACGAAATGataattacttatcaaaaaaatgcgGGGGAGATGTGAAGCTGGGGAGAGTGGTGCAATTATATAGCTCGGTGTATTTCCATTGTGCACTTTTTGGTCTTGGTAAATAGCATTTCCACAGGTCTTTGATAGCTCGTGTGGGTTGCAACCAGGGATCCTTTGTCTCCTCTGctggttattatttttatggagGCTCTCAGTAGAACTGTCCCAGTTTTGGTGGATAAGGGTCTTCTACCCTTCGAAATGATAAACGTCATCAGTGTCATGTCATAGTGGATTTCTTCAAAATGAATGACATGGCATgttcatttttttgttgttgcttATCAGTCTTGATTCTCACTTTGCAGGGTTGCATTTCTCTTTGTATAGCGATTATCACCATATTAGCACTCCAAATAATGTTCCACTCTAAGTTGATATTAACTTTCTTGGAGGATGAGTACTTGGTGTCGACTAACTCCAGAGTACTACTCACCAGTGAACCAATCAGTTATGAAAGGTGTATTTTTATGGAAACTTATGTGATGTTGACTGGTAGAAGGTTGTAGCATAGAGGGAATTTCTAGGAAGTGTTAATTGCTTGAGTTTCATGCCAAGCATATGGCTGGGCCTTACGATGTTACACTGATAGAAACACATGATTTTATGAGCTGGGTTTTTCTTCACACTCTTCCTGTGTTATCGGTTGTTCATTATAACTCATTCAACAATTGATCACTCATTTTCTTCCTGTTTCAAGCAGATCAAGGTAGAAGAACTTTGGAGAAGAGCTGATGCTGGTGGTTGGAGGCCATCCTCTGCTCCACGATCTGACTGGCCCCGTATATacttttcattttctcaaaGAATGGTCGCCCCATGTTGAAGGGTCTGAATTTTATGCTTCTAGAggtcctaattttaaattttttgtttggtGTTGTACAATGTGGCAGCTCCTCCAGCTCCAAGTGAGAGTAATGGCTTTCTGCGTGTTCGCTGTAATGGTGGTCTGAACCAGCAACGTACTGCGGTTTGCATCCTTTTCTTTGCTGCTAACATCATTGCACATTTCACTCATGGGTCCTTAAAATCTGCTTGTGGTGTGCAAGCCAAACAAATATATTCCTTCCATGTTAGCTCCATTATTTTGGTGTGAGacgaaaagataaaaagaaaaagtagtgAATGGTTGTTTTCAAATGTGCTGCTCAATTTTTGTTACCGAGCTAGAATTTTAGAACCCCTTTGCATGACCTAAATAAAATTGGCATCAGTGTTGTACTGCTTTTATGATGGAGTTGCTTTTTGTAAATTGATATAtgctcttttcaattttttagatTTGTAATGCAGTTCTTGCTGCACGAATCATGAATGCTACACTAGTGCTACCCGAGTTGGATGCAAACTCTTTTTGGCATGATGAGAGGTATGCATTTTCAAATAGTTTTGTGAACTGACAGAATATATTTGACCAGATGTACTTTTCTTAGAAAATTATGGACAACATGCCTTG
Coding sequences within it:
- the LOC122292323 gene encoding protein FAR-RED ELONGATED HYPOCOTYL 3-like; this translates as MLTTLSTLHRKDDITATYHVEDEVNVDDFIKEVTHMVYFNEAECEVKCSCALFEMRGILCRHVLGIMRVNKIRSVPEKYILDRWQKDIKRTYTLIRSSYDIIDERPKVSRYSRIIKKCNKVATNASSCDEHTEDMLAKLDAMNLDYCTNKPPSKVVVTTADTITTTNSKKVLSPHVVRGKGRPPSLRKKLMIEGVKPRIKKRHGIEGEVVGTCRNLFGQTYVGTQQSVTFQPPQNTTEVLDFDATEFSFAVNETQESMQLGLDGTQSDSLLGTQPWQ